A single genomic interval of bacterium harbors:
- a CDS encoding glutamine--tRNA ligase/YqeY domain fusion protein, with protein MQEKNINENRDKKDFLRTIVEEHLKTGKYNGKVITRFPPEPNGFPHIGHAKSICLNFGIAKDYNGVCHLRMDDTNPTTEDMSYVEAIKDNIRWLGFDWDDKLFFASDYFGQIYDYAVRLIKLGKAYVCSLSEEEIREYRGTITQAGKESPYRTRSIEENLDILARMKAGEFKNGEHVLRAKIDMANPNMKMRDPLLYRIKHAHHYRLGDEWCIYPMYDFAHCLSDYIEGITHSICTLEFENNRELYDWILDEMELEPPRPYQYEFARLNLNYTVMSKRRLLELVEKKYVSDWDDPRLPTLSGIRRRGYTPESIRAFCESIGIAKSNSTVDFAQLEFCIRDDLNLKVPRVLCVLKPLKIVIENYPEDLTEMLDAPYFPHDVPKEGSRKVPFSKVIYIEQDDFMETPSKGYYRLAPGQEVRLRHAYVIKCEQVIKDEKTGKITELRCSYDPTTKSGEDTSGKKIKGTIQWVSANHAKQVEVRIYDRLYLIENPDGPEDLNPDSLETLTNCYIEPAVAEEKPDERYQFERQGYFYVDPIDSVDGKLVFNRIVPLKDSWSKTSKTAAPKATPQNEQAKKPVVKKPPASKQEVSALTQEAEARLNRFQSELGLNAEVAAILTKDDDLSNLFESVLAVYNNPNSVGNWIANELSRELKDKKFDELLFDASQLAELIKLIDKGTISGKIAKEIFAQMLEKGGNPIDIVEAKGLIQINDSAQLEPIIDKIIKNNPDNVSKFKEGRTNLLGFFVGQVIKETGGKANPKLVSDLILEKLK; from the coding sequence ATGCAAGAAAAAAACATTAATGAAAATCGGGATAAAAAGGATTTTTTACGGACAATAGTTGAAGAACACCTGAAAACAGGCAAATACAACGGGAAAGTTATTACAAGATTTCCTCCTGAACCGAACGGATTTCCTCATATTGGGCATGCAAAATCTATATGCTTGAATTTTGGCATTGCAAAAGACTATAATGGCGTCTGCCACCTTCGCATGGACGATACAAACCCGACAACAGAAGACATGTCCTATGTTGAAGCTATTAAAGATAACATCAGATGGCTGGGATTTGACTGGGATGACAAATTATTTTTTGCCTCAGATTATTTCGGACAGATCTATGATTATGCGGTAAGGCTTATAAAGTTAGGTAAAGCCTATGTTTGCAGCCTTAGCGAAGAAGAAATCAGAGAATATCGCGGCACAATAACGCAAGCAGGCAAAGAAAGCCCTTATAGAACCAGATCAATCGAAGAAAATTTAGATATATTAGCCAGAATGAAAGCAGGAGAATTTAAAAACGGAGAACACGTTCTCAGAGCCAAAATAGATATGGCGAATCCGAATATGAAGATGAGAGATCCTCTTCTTTACAGGATTAAACACGCTCATCACTACAGACTTGGTGATGAATGGTGCATATATCCTATGTATGACTTTGCACACTGCCTTTCTGACTATATAGAAGGCATTACTCATTCAATTTGTACACTTGAATTTGAAAATAATCGTGAACTTTATGACTGGATACTCGATGAGATGGAATTAGAACCTCCTCGCCCTTACCAGTATGAGTTTGCACGGCTAAATCTGAATTATACGGTAATGAGCAAGCGCAGACTGCTTGAACTTGTCGAAAAGAAATACGTGAGCGATTGGGACGATCCTCGTCTTCCGACCCTTTCCGGTATTCGCAGAAGAGGCTACACACCTGAATCAATAAGAGCTTTTTGCGAATCCATTGGAATTGCGAAATCTAACAGCACGGTTGACTTTGCGCAGCTTGAATTTTGCATTCGTGACGACCTGAACCTGAAAGTCCCCCGTGTACTTTGCGTATTAAAACCGCTTAAAATAGTTATTGAAAACTACCCTGAAGACCTGACAGAAATGCTTGATGCGCCGTATTTTCCGCATGATGTCCCTAAAGAAGGCTCAAGAAAAGTTCCTTTCTCGAAAGTTATTTACATTGAGCAGGACGATTTTATGGAAACTCCGTCCAAAGGATACTACCGCTTAGCCCCAGGACAGGAAGTCAGACTGCGACACGCTTATGTTATCAAGTGCGAGCAGGTAATAAAAGACGAAAAAACAGGTAAAATAACAGAACTTCGCTGTTCATATGACCCAACAACCAAGAGCGGTGAAGATACCAGCGGTAAGAAAATAAAAGGCACTATTCAATGGGTTTCCGCAAATCACGCAAAACAGGTTGAAGTGCGCATTTATGACAGGCTTTACCTCATAGAAAATCCTGACGGACCAGAAGATTTGAACCCTGACTCTCTGGAAACTCTTACTAATTGTTACATAGAACCTGCTGTTGCAGAAGAAAAACCCGATGAAAGATACCAGTTCGAAAGACAGGGCTACTTCTATGTTGACCCGATAGACTCGGTTGACGGAAAACTTGTCTTTAACAGAATTGTTCCTCTTAAAGATTCGTGGTCTAAAACCTCTAAAACGGCTGCCCCAAAAGCAACACCTCAAAATGAACAGGCTAAAAAACCTGTAGTTAAAAAACCTCCAGCTTCTAAGCAAGAAGTTTCCGCACTAACTCAGGAAGCAGAAGCCAGATTAAACCGCTTTCAAAGCGAACTGGGGCTTAATGCAGAAGTAGCAGCTATCCTCACAAAAGATGACGATTTATCAAACTTATTTGAGTCCGTTCTCGCTGTTTATAACAACCCTAACAGCGTTGGGAACTGGATAGCTAACGAGCTTTCACGTGAATTAAAAGACAAAAAGTTTGATGAGCTTTTGTTTGATGCAAGTCAATTAGCGGAACTTATTAAGTTAATTGACAAAGGCACTATTTCAGGCAAAATAGCAAAAGAAATATTTGCGCAAATGCTTGAAAAAGGCGGCAATCCGATAGACATAGTTGAAGCAAAAGGGCTTATCCAGATAAATGATTCTGCTCAACTCGAGCCTATTATTGATAAAATAATCAAAAACAATCCTGATAACGTTTCTAAATTTAAAGAAGGCAGAACCAATTTGCTGGGATTCTTTGTTGGTCAGGTAATCAAGGAAACCGGCGGCAAAGCAAACCCAAAACTGGTCAGTGATCTTATTTTAGAAAAATTAAAGTAA
- the rpsI gene encoding 30S ribosomal protein S9: MADAEIRGTGRRKCAIASVKLVPGKGKVIINNKTAKEYFGGRAALEMMVYQPLVLTEKQDNFDVRVKVVGGGVSSQAGAIRHGISRALLVVNEENKPILRSQGLLTRDPRVKERKKFGRKKARKRFQFSKR; encoded by the coding sequence ATGGCAGACGCTGAAATCAGAGGCACCGGACGCAGAAAATGCGCAATAGCAAGTGTTAAACTAGTTCCCGGCAAAGGAAAAGTCATAATCAATAATAAAACAGCTAAAGAATATTTTGGCGGAAGAGCAGCTCTTGAAATGATGGTATATCAACCGTTAGTTCTTACCGAAAAACAGGATAATTTCGATGTAAGAGTAAAAGTAGTCGGCGGCGGCGTTAGTTCTCAAGCCGGTGCAATCAGACACGGAATTTCCAGAGCTTTATTGGTTGTAAACGAAGAAAACAAACCGATTTTGCGTTCACAAGGTCTTTTAACAAGAGATCCAAGGGTTAAAGAACGTAAAAAATTCGGTCGCAAAAAAGCAAGAAAAAGATTCCAATTCTCAAAACGTTAA